From a region of the Coprococcus comes ATCC 27758 genome:
- a CDS encoding YihY/virulence factor BrkB family protein, with the protein MMKTINKIREITGQVSQKHVGAYAAQSAYFFVLSMIPIILLLLAIIQYTPVTKADVMTAVVNLFPETSMQDFMVGIVNEVYNQSKTVIPITAIVALWSAGKGVLAVSTGLNCAYELRETRNYVFLRIRASIYTILFIAAIVMALVLSVFGNNISIFIYHKIPFLAETTDMIMRLRTVISFVAMTGISLLVYHFLPNRKLPFRDLILGSIFCSLGWLVISFVFSMYLTIFKGFSGLYGSMTAIILVMLWLYFCMYVMLLGGLINCIWVDAKRDILEKD; encoded by the coding sequence ATGATGAAAACGATAAACAAGATTCGGGAAATTACAGGGCAGGTGTCACAAAAGCATGTGGGAGCATACGCGGCTCAGTCTGCTTATTTTTTTGTGCTGAGTATGATCCCGATTATTTTGCTGCTTCTTGCAATCATACAATATACTCCGGTGACAAAAGCAGATGTTATGACTGCAGTGGTAAATTTGTTTCCGGAGACAAGTATGCAGGATTTTATGGTTGGCATTGTAAATGAAGTATATAACCAGTCGAAGACGGTCATTCCAATCACTGCAATCGTAGCACTGTGGTCAGCAGGCAAAGGAGTACTTGCAGTTAGTACCGGACTGAACTGTGCATATGAGCTTCGTGAAACACGAAATTATGTATTTTTAAGAATCCGGGCATCCATCTATACGATCCTGTTCATTGCAGCGATCGTGATGGCTCTGGTACTTTCTGTGTTTGGTAACAATATCAGTATTTTTATATATCACAAGATTCCGTTTCTTGCGGAGACGACGGATATGATCATGCGTTTGAGAACGGTGATTTCATTTGTTGCTATGACTGGAATTTCACTTCTGGTATATCACTTTTTGCCGAACCGGAAGCTTCCGTTCAGGGATCTGATTCTGGGATCTATTTTCTGCTCTCTGGGATGGCTGGTGATCTCGTTTGTTTTTTCAATGTATCTGACAATCTTCAAAGGATTTTCCGGTCTGTACGGAAGTATGACGGCGATCATTCTTGTGATGCTGTGGCTGTATTTCTGTATGTATGTGATGCTGCTGGGAGGGCTTATTAACTGTATCTGGGTAGATGCAAAGCGGGATATCCTGGAAAAGGATTAG
- a CDS encoding Crp/Fnr family transcriptional regulator, whose product MGIFEEAAIFRGVTKEDARQMLNCLNPVEKTYKKDEIIYHAGDEVTSMGVVLAGSVFIENDDIWGNHSILDRAGRGEIFAETYAAIPGQKLMVNVVAAEEARILFLDVGRILKVCSNSCVFHHTLIENLLKLSAEKNLRLSKRIFHISSKSIRGRLLSYLSYQAMENGKKEFDIPFNRQQLADYLNVDRSAMSNELGKMQKDRLIEVDRKHFRILDETEI is encoded by the coding sequence ATGGGCATATTTGAGGAGGCAGCAATTTTCCGGGGCGTCACGAAGGAGGACGCCAGACAGATGCTGAACTGTCTGAATCCGGTAGAAAAGACTTATAAAAAAGATGAAATCATTTACCATGCCGGGGATGAGGTTACTTCGATGGGCGTGGTTCTTGCCGGCAGCGTGTTCATTGAGAATGATGATATCTGGGGGAATCACAGCATTCTGGACCGGGCTGGAAGAGGTGAGATTTTTGCAGAAACATATGCAGCGATTCCGGGGCAGAAGCTGATGGTCAATGTAGTTGCGGCAGAAGAGGCAAGAATTTTGTTTCTTGATGTGGGAAGGATACTGAAAGTCTGTTCCAATTCGTGTGTGTTTCATCATACGTTAATTGAAAATCTACTGAAGCTTTCCGCAGAGAAGAATCTCCGTCTGTCGAAACGGATTTTTCATATTTCATCAAAATCAATCCGGGGAAGACTGCTGTCGTATCTGTCTTATCAGGCTATGGAAAACGGGAAGAAAGAATTTGACATCCCGTTCAACCGGCAGCAGCTTGCAGATTATCTGAATGTAGACAGGTCCGCGATGTCAAATGAGCTTGGGAAGATGCAGAAAGACAGGCTGATCGAAGTAGACAGGAAACATTTCCGTATTCTTGACGAAACGGAAATATGA
- a CDS encoding MATE family efflux transporter, with the protein MSKYSAKLMTEGSIWKRIVAFAIPLFWGNLFQQLYNTADSLIVGNFLGSSALAAVSSSGNLIFLMVGLFNGIAIGSGVIVAKYYGARDIPNLQKSIHTTVGFGLICGVILTIVGIIAAPQILVLMGTPEAVLPNSITYFRIYFTGSLAFVMYNFFVGILQSVGDSTHPLIYLIVSSVTNIILDLVLIAGLGFGVGAAAFATVISQFLSAILCMVQLLHSPEEFRLHLNRINLDSYMLRQIISYGLPAGLQNSIISLANVFVQANINQFGEMAVAGCGSYMKIQGFGFLPITCFALALTTFISQNLGAKEYERAKKGAVFGVICSLTISELLGICVHFTAPQLLSAFSSTAEVIRYGTMQAHTDTFFYFLLAFSHCMAGIMRGAGKSTVPMYVMLVCWCLIRVSYIVIILKFIPSIQMIFWAYPMTWALSSIAFLIYFLKSDWIHGLER; encoded by the coding sequence ATGTCAAAATATTCTGCAAAACTGATGACAGAAGGCTCCATCTGGAAGCGTATCGTTGCTTTTGCGATCCCGCTTTTCTGGGGAAACCTTTTTCAGCAGCTATATAACACCGCCGACTCTCTGATCGTTGGAAATTTTCTTGGAAGCTCTGCACTTGCCGCTGTCAGCTCTTCCGGTAATCTGATCTTTCTTATGGTCGGTCTTTTTAATGGAATCGCCATCGGATCCGGTGTCATCGTCGCCAAATATTACGGTGCCAGAGACATTCCGAATCTGCAGAAGTCCATCCATACAACCGTTGGCTTCGGACTGATCTGCGGCGTGATCCTTACCATTGTCGGTATCATTGCCGCACCACAGATCCTGGTGCTTATGGGAACACCGGAGGCGGTACTTCCAAACTCGATTACTTATTTCCGGATCTACTTTACCGGCTCACTTGCCTTTGTCATGTACAACTTCTTTGTCGGCATTCTGCAGTCCGTCGGTGACAGTACCCATCCTCTGATCTACTTAATCGTTTCTTCGGTAACGAATATCATTCTTGACCTTGTACTGATCGCAGGTCTTGGATTTGGAGTAGGTGCTGCCGCTTTTGCAACTGTCATTTCACAGTTTTTAAGTGCTATCCTCTGTATGGTGCAGCTGCTTCACAGTCCGGAGGAGTTTCGGCTTCATCTGAACCGGATCAATCTGGATTCCTATATGCTCCGCCAGATCATTTCTTATGGTCTGCCCGCAGGACTCCAGAACTCGATCATTTCTCTGGCAAATGTATTCGTCCAGGCAAATATCAACCAGTTTGGGGAAATGGCGGTTGCCGGATGTGGTTCTTATATGAAGATCCAGGGATTTGGATTCCTTCCGATCACCTGTTTTGCACTGGCACTTACTACTTTTATCAGTCAGAATCTGGGAGCAAAAGAATATGAGCGTGCTAAAAAGGGCGCTGTATTCGGTGTGATCTGTTCCCTTACGATCTCTGAGCTGCTCGGTATCTGCGTGCATTTTACCGCTCCACAGCTTCTATCTGCTTTCAGTTCCACCGCAGAGGTTATCCGCTACGGAACCATGCAGGCTCATACGGATACCTTTTTCTACTTCCTGCTTGCTTTTTCACACTGTATGGCAGGAATCATGCGCGGAGCCGGTAAATCCACAGTCCCGATGTATGTTATGCTGGTATGCTGGTGTCTGATCCGCGTTTCTTATATCGTGATCATTTTAAAATTCATCCCGTCCATTCAGATGATCTTCTGGGCTTACCCGATGACCTGGGCGCTCAGTTCCATTGCTTTTCTGATTTATTTTCTAAAGTCAGACTGGATACACGGACTGGAAAGATAA
- the queA gene encoding tRNA preQ1(34) S-adenosylmethionine ribosyltransferase-isomerase QueA, which yields MKRQDFYFDLPEELIAQDPLEDRSSSRLLVLDKKTGATSHHIFREIKDYLKPGDCLVINDTKVIPARLIGEKEGTGGKVEVLLLKRKGNDVWETLVKPGKKMKPGARVSFGDGLLKGEVLEVVEEGNRLIHFEYEGIFEEILDQLGQMPLPPYITHQLEDKNRYQTVYAKHSGSAAAPTAGLHFTPELLEEIKAEGVEIAHVTLHVGLGTFRPVKADDILDHHMHSEFYRIEASEAEKINRAKESGHRVICVGTTSCRTVESAADENGKLKECSGWTEIFIYPGYKFKVLDCLITNFHLPESTLIMLVSALAGREHVLAAYEEAVKERYRFFSFGDAMFIE from the coding sequence ATGAAACGACAGGATTTTTATTTTGATTTACCGGAAGAGCTGATCGCGCAGGATCCGCTTGAAGACAGATCCAGTTCCAGACTGCTTGTTCTTGATAAAAAAACCGGTGCAACCAGTCATCACATTTTCCGTGAGATCAAAGATTATCTCAAACCGGGAGACTGCCTTGTGATCAATGATACCAAGGTTATCCCGGCAAGACTGATCGGTGAAAAAGAAGGAACCGGCGGAAAAGTCGAAGTTCTTCTTTTAAAACGAAAAGGAAATGATGTCTGGGAAACACTTGTAAAACCAGGAAAGAAGATGAAACCCGGAGCAAGAGTCAGCTTCGGGGACGGTCTTCTGAAAGGGGAAGTTCTGGAGGTTGTAGAGGAAGGAAACCGTCTGATCCATTTTGAATACGAAGGAATTTTTGAAGAGATTCTGGATCAGCTTGGACAGATGCCGCTTCCGCCTTACATCACCCACCAGCTGGAGGACAAGAATCGTTACCAGACCGTGTATGCAAAGCATTCCGGATCTGCGGCTGCTCCGACGGCAGGACTGCATTTTACACCGGAGCTTCTGGAAGAAATCAAAGCAGAAGGTGTGGAGATTGCGCATGTAACGCTTCATGTCGGACTTGGAACTTTTCGTCCGGTAAAAGCGGATGATATTCTGGATCACCATATGCATTCGGAATTCTACCGGATCGAGGCATCTGAGGCAGAAAAGATCAACCGTGCAAAAGAGAGCGGACACCGGGTGATCTGCGTCGGAACGACAAGTTGCCGGACCGTAGAATCTGCGGCTGATGAAAACGGAAAGTTAAAAGAGTGCAGTGGATGGACAGAGATTTTCATCTATCCGGGCTATAAATTCAAGGTACTGGACTGCCTGATCACGAACTTCCATTTACCGGAGTCAACGCTGATCATGCTGGTAAGTGCGCTTGCCGGAAGAGAGCATGTGCTTGCGGCATATGAAGAAGCAGTTAAAGAGAGATATCGATTCTTCAGCTTTGGGGATGCGATGTTTATAGAATAG
- the pheT gene encoding phenylalanine--tRNA ligase subunit beta → MDTSLSWIKAYVPELDVTAQEYTDAMTLSGTKVEGFTKLDADLDKIVVGQIEKIEKHPDADKLIICQVNVGTEIVQIVTGAPNVKEGDKVPVVLDGGRVAGGHEPGQRVEGGIKIKKGKLRGVDSYGMMCSIEELGSDRNMYPEAPEYGIYIFDDDAVVGESAVKALGLDDVVFEYEITSNRVDCFSVIGIAREVAATFRKEFKPPVVTSTGNDEDVNDYIKVKVENTDLCPRYCARVVKNIKIGPSPKWMQRRLSSVGIRPINNLVDITNYVMEEYGQPMHAYDLDTIAGHQIIVRNAHKGEKFVTLDGQEREMDDSVLMICDGEKAVGIAGIMGGENSMITDNVQTMLFEAACFDGTNIRKSSKKVGLRTDASGKFEKGLDPNNAEDAINRACQLIEEMGAGEVVGGMVDVYSKKKEPVRVPFDADKINALLGTNIPEEDMIKYFEKIDLEYDAEAKEVIAPTFRHDLFRIADLAEEVARFYGYDNIPTTLPTGEATTGKLSFKLRVEEVARNIAEFCGFSQGMTYSFESPKVFDKLLLDKDDPMRQAIQIMNPLGEDYSVMRTTSLNGMLTSLATNYNRRNKNVRLYELGNIYLPKALPLTELPDERMQFTLGMYGDGDFFSMKGVVEEFFEKVGLHKKETYDPNAGKNFLHPGRQANIVYDGKVVGYMGEVHPEVADIYGIGERAYVAVIDMPQITELATFERKYEGIAKYPAVSRDISMVMPKSILVGQVEEVIENKGGAYLESYKLFDIYEGAQIKAGFKSVAYSITFRAKDKTLEEADISAAMNRILKALEEMGIELRK, encoded by the coding sequence ATGGATACTTCATTATCATGGATTAAAGCGTATGTTCCGGAACTTGACGTAACAGCGCAGGAATATACAGATGCAATGACTCTTTCCGGAACAAAGGTAGAAGGTTTTACAAAGCTGGATGCTGATCTGGATAAGATCGTAGTAGGACAGATTGAGAAAATTGAGAAACATCCGGACGCAGATAAACTGATCATCTGTCAGGTAAATGTAGGAACAGAGATCGTACAGATTGTTACAGGTGCTCCGAACGTAAAAGAAGGAGACAAGGTACCGGTTGTTCTGGATGGCGGACGCGTTGCGGGCGGACATGAGCCTGGACAGAGAGTAGAAGGCGGAATCAAGATCAAAAAAGGAAAACTCCGTGGAGTCGACAGCTACGGAATGATGTGTTCCATCGAAGAACTTGGTTCAGACAGAAATATGTACCCGGAAGCACCGGAATATGGAATCTACATTTTTGATGATGACGCAGTTGTCGGAGAAAGTGCAGTAAAGGCACTCGGACTGGATGATGTCGTATTTGAATACGAGATCACCTCCAACCGTGTAGACTGCTTCAGCGTGATTGGTATCGCAAGAGAAGTTGCAGCTACATTCCGCAAAGAATTCAAGCCACCGGTTGTAACATCAACCGGAAATGATGAAGATGTCAATGATTACATCAAAGTAAAAGTAGAAAATACAGACCTTTGCCCACGTTACTGTGCAAGAGTCGTAAAAAATATCAAGATCGGACCTTCACCAAAATGGATGCAGAGAAGACTTTCTTCCGTAGGAATCCGTCCGATCAACAACCTTGTTGATATCACAAACTATGTAATGGAAGAATACGGACAGCCAATGCATGCTTATGATCTGGATACCATCGCAGGTCATCAGATCATCGTCCGCAATGCCCATAAAGGAGAAAAATTCGTAACACTGGATGGTCAGGAAAGAGAAATGGATGATTCTGTTCTGATGATCTGTGATGGCGAAAAAGCGGTAGGTATTGCCGGAATCATGGGTGGCGAAAATTCCATGATCACTGACAATGTACAGACCATGTTATTTGAAGCTGCATGTTTCGATGGAACCAACATCCGTAAATCCAGTAAGAAAGTCGGACTTCGTACTGATGCATCCGGTAAATTTGAAAAGGGACTGGATCCGAATAATGCAGAGGATGCAATCAACCGTGCCTGCCAGCTGATCGAAGAAATGGGAGCCGGTGAAGTTGTCGGAGGAATGGTTGATGTATACAGCAAGAAAAAAGAACCTGTACGTGTACCATTTGATGCCGACAAGATCAATGCACTTCTCGGAACAAACATCCCGGAAGAAGATATGATCAAATATTTTGAAAAGATCGACCTGGAATATGATGCAGAAGCAAAAGAAGTGATCGCACCAACCTTCCGTCATGACTTATTCCGTATCGCCGATCTTGCGGAAGAAGTAGCAAGATTCTACGGATATGATAATATCCCGACTACACTGCCTACAGGTGAAGCTACAACTGGTAAGCTTTCTTTCAAGCTTCGTGTGGAAGAAGTAGCAAGAAATATTGCAGAATTCTGTGGATTCAGCCAGGGAATGACTTATTCATTTGAAAGCCCGAAGGTATTTGACAAGCTCCTCCTCGACAAGGATGATCCGATGCGTCAGGCAATCCAGATCATGAACCCGCTTGGAGAAGATTACAGTGTCATGCGTACAACATCTCTGAATGGTATGCTGACATCTCTTGCAACAAACTACAACAGAAGAAATAAAAATGTCCGTCTGTACGAGCTTGGAAATATTTATCTTCCAAAGGCACTTCCACTGACAGAACTGCCGGACGAAAGAATGCAGTTTACACTTGGAATGTACGGAGATGGAGACTTCTTCAGTATGAAAGGTGTTGTAGAAGAGTTCTTTGAAAAAGTCGGACTTCATAAGAAAGAAACCTATGATCCAAATGCAGGAAAGAACTTCCTTCATCCGGGACGTCAGGCAAACATCGTTTACGATGGAAAGGTTGTCGGATACATGGGTGAGGTTCATCCGGAAGTTGCTGATATCTATGGAATCGGTGAAAGAGCATACGTTGCTGTCATTGATATGCCACAGATCACAGAGCTTGCAACATTTGAAAGAAAATACGAAGGAATTGCAAAATACCCGGCAGTCAGCCGTGATATCAGTATGGTAATGCCAAAATCCATCCTGGTAGGACAGGTTGAAGAAGTGATTGAGAACAAGGGTGGCGCTTATCTGGAAAGCTATAAGCTGTTCGATATCTATGAAGGCGCTCAGATCAAGGCAGGCTTCAAGTCTGTTGCTTACTCTATCACATTCCGTGCAAAAGATAAGACTCTGGAAGAAGCTGACATTTCAGCTGCTATGAACCGTATCTTAAAGGCACTGGAGGAAATGGGTATCGAGCTTCGTAAGTAG
- the pheS gene encoding phenylalanine--tRNA ligase subunit alpha, whose translation MKERLESIKQEAIKQIQASDVPEKLNDVRVKFLGKKGELTAVLKGMKDVAPEERPKVGQLVNETRAAIEELLDETKKKMDAAIREEKLKQEVIDVTLPSKKNTVGHRHPNTIALEEVERIFIGMGYEVVEGPEVEYDLYNFEKLNIPADHPAKDEQDTFYINKDIVLRTQTSPVQARVMEQGKLPIRMIAPGRVFRSDEVDATHSPSFHQIEGLVIDKNISFADLKGTLEVFAKELFGPDTKTKFRPHHFPFTEPSAEVDVSCFKCGGKGCRFCKGSGWIEILGCGMVHPHVLEMCGIDPEEYTGFAFGVGLERIALLKYEIDDMRLLYENDIRFLKQF comes from the coding sequence ATGAAAGAAAGACTTGAGAGCATCAAACAGGAAGCCATTAAGCAGATCCAGGCTTCTGATGTACCGGAGAAATTAAATGATGTACGTGTCAAATTCCTTGGTAAAAAAGGAGAACTGACAGCCGTATTAAAAGGAATGAAAGATGTAGCTCCGGAAGAACGTCCGAAGGTAGGACAGCTTGTGAATGAGACAAGAGCTGCTATCGAAGAACTTCTTGATGAGACAAAGAAGAAAATGGATGCTGCAATCCGTGAAGAAAAATTAAAACAGGAAGTTATTGACGTAACACTTCCTTCCAAGAAAAATACAGTAGGCCATCGTCATCCGAATACGATCGCTCTGGAAGAAGTAGAACGTATCTTCATCGGTATGGGATATGAAGTTGTGGAAGGACCGGAAGTAGAATATGACCTTTACAACTTTGAAAAACTGAATATTCCTGCAGATCATCCGGCAAAAGATGAACAGGATACATTCTATATCAACAAAGACATCGTGCTTCGTACCCAGACATCACCGGTTCAGGCACGTGTGATGGAACAGGGCAAGCTCCCGATCCGTATGATCGCACCGGGACGAGTATTCCGTTCTGACGAAGTGGATGCAACCCATTCACCATCCTTCCATCAGATCGAAGGGCTGGTAATCGATAAAAATATTTCCTTTGCTGACTTAAAGGGAACTCTGGAAGTATTTGCAAAAGAACTTTTCGGACCGGATACCAAGACAAAATTCCGTCCGCATCATTTCCCATTCACAGAGCCAAGTGCAGAAGTAGACGTATCATGCTTCAAGTGCGGCGGAAAAGGCTGTCGTTTCTGTAAAGGATCAGGATGGATTGAAATCCTCGGCTGTGGTATGGTTCACCCACACGTACTCGAAATGTGCGGAATCGATCCGGAAGAATACACTGGATTTGCATTCGGAGTAGGACTTGAAAGGATCGCCCTTCTCAAATACGAGATCGACGACATGCGCCTCCTCTACGAGAACGATATCAGATTCTTAAAGCAATTCTAG
- the moaC gene encoding cyclic pyranopterin monophosphate synthase MoaC yields the protein MSGFTHFNEDGNAVMVDVGEKAETKREALASGVIRMSEECFQKVKEGSMKKGDVLGVARIAGIMGAKKTAELIPLCHLLNLTKVEIDFEYLEEEHGLRAICHTACTGRTGVEMEALTGVNTALLTIYDMCKAVDRGMEIREIHLLEKSGGKSGKWVR from the coding sequence ATGAGTGGATTTACACATTTTAACGAAGATGGTAATGCAGTGATGGTAGATGTGGGGGAAAAGGCTGAGACAAAAAGAGAAGCACTTGCATCAGGGGTGATCCGCATGTCGGAAGAATGCTTTCAGAAAGTAAAGGAAGGCAGCATGAAAAAAGGAGATGTTCTTGGCGTAGCAAGAATTGCCGGGATTATGGGTGCAAAAAAGACAGCAGAACTGATTCCGCTGTGCCATCTGTTAAACCTTACCAAAGTCGAGATTGATTTTGAATATCTGGAAGAAGAGCATGGGCTCCGGGCAATCTGCCACACGGCATGTACTGGCAGGACCGGTGTGGAAATGGAAGCACTGACCGGGGTAAATACCGCTCTTCTTACAATCTATGATATGTGCAAGGCGGTTGACCGGGGAATGGAGATCAGAGAAATCCATCTGCTTGAAAAGTCCGGTGGAAAAAGCGGGAAATGGGTACGTTAA
- a CDS encoding MOSC domain-containing protein gives MGRLKGICISEKRGTEKHEVREAMVKMDWGIEGDAHGGKWHRQISLLSDEKIQEFRAKGAEVAYGAFGENLIVEGFDFRALPVGTRFHIGDVVLEMTQIGKECHSHCQIYKRMGDCIMPREGVFAEVVTGGHIKVGDEVVMEQVKSDRPFSAAVITLSDKGSAGEREDKSGPMIVEMLKDAGYDIKETILLPDEQKKLEKELIRLADQRQLNVIFTTGGTGFSERDRTPEATVNVCDRMANGIAEAIRNYSMTITKRAMFSRAVSGIRKKTLIINLPGSPKAVQEALEFLLPELGHGLGILRGTEGECARK, from the coding sequence ATGGGAAGACTGAAGGGAATCTGCATCAGTGAAAAGAGAGGAACCGAAAAACATGAGGTTCGTGAAGCCATGGTCAAAATGGACTGGGGGATTGAAGGAGATGCGCACGGTGGAAAATGGCATCGTCAGATCAGTCTGCTTTCCGATGAAAAGATTCAGGAATTTCGTGCAAAAGGGGCAGAAGTCGCGTATGGTGCATTTGGTGAAAATCTGATCGTGGAGGGATTTGATTTTCGCGCGCTTCCGGTTGGAACAAGATTTCATATCGGAGATGTGGTACTTGAGATGACACAGATTGGAAAAGAATGCCACAGTCATTGTCAGATTTATAAGAGAATGGGTGACTGCATTATGCCAAGAGAGGGCGTTTTTGCAGAAGTCGTCACCGGAGGTCATATCAAGGTAGGAGATGAAGTTGTCATGGAACAGGTGAAAAGTGACCGTCCATTTTCAGCGGCAGTTATTACTTTAAGTGATAAAGGCTCTGCCGGAGAACGAGAAGACAAAAGCGGACCCATGATTGTCGAAATGTTGAAAGATGCCGGATATGATATTAAAGAAACGATTTTATTACCGGATGAGCAGAAAAAACTGGAAAAAGAGCTGATCAGACTGGCTGATCAGAGACAGCTTAATGTGATCTTCACCACCGGAGGAACAGGATTCTCCGAGCGGGACCGGACACCGGAGGCGACGGTAAATGTCTGTGACCGGATGGCAAACGGAATAGCAGAGGCAATCCGGAATTATTCGATGACGATCACAAAGCGTGCTATGTTCAGCAGAGCTGTATCAGGTATCCGAAAAAAAACGCTGATCATCAATCTTCCGGGAAGTCCCAAAGCAGTACAGGAAGCACTGGAGTTTCTGCTTCCTGAACTTGGACATGGGCTTGGAATCCTCCGGGGAACAGAAGGCGAATGTGCCAGAAAATAA
- the moaA gene encoding GTP 3',8-cyclase MoaA, with translation MRDSYGRTIEYMRISITDRCNLRCRYCMPDGAKWIPMSEILTYEEIERICREAVRIGITRFKITGGEPLVRKGCADLIRMIRQIPGTEEVTMTTNGVLLGENLEDLLAAGLDAVNISLDTLIPEKYQEITGADELERVRKSIFMAEKSEIRVKINTVLQKGVNDEEWKSLAELAKKNKLDVRFIELMPIGQGRAENGISGAWVLGKLKEAYGIEGEFYPLEGRFGNGPAVYYQLPGFQGKIGLISALHGKFCDRCNRIRMTSTGKLKACLCYADTISVFEAARHGSEEEIRKCLEQAIRGKPKMHHFEEQNFITEQKNMSQIGG, from the coding sequence GTGAGAGATTCTTATGGACGAACAATTGAATATATGAGAATTTCAATCACAGACCGCTGTAATCTGCGATGCAGGTACTGCATGCCGGATGGCGCAAAGTGGATTCCTATGTCAGAAATCCTGACTTATGAGGAGATTGAACGAATCTGCAGGGAGGCTGTCCGGATCGGGATTACCAGGTTTAAGATTACCGGAGGGGAGCCTCTGGTCAGAAAAGGATGCGCAGATCTGATCCGGATGATCCGGCAGATTCCGGGCACAGAAGAAGTAACAATGACGACAAATGGGGTTCTTCTGGGTGAGAATCTGGAAGATCTTCTTGCAGCGGGGCTGGATGCGGTGAATATCAGTCTGGATACACTGATTCCGGAAAAATATCAGGAGATTACCGGGGCAGATGAACTGGAAAGAGTCAGAAAATCCATTTTCATGGCAGAAAAAAGCGAGATCCGGGTAAAAATCAACACGGTCCTGCAAAAAGGAGTCAATGATGAGGAATGGAAAAGTCTGGCAGAGTTGGCGAAAAAGAACAAGCTGGATGTCCGTTTTATTGAATTGATGCCGATTGGACAGGGAAGAGCAGAGAATGGCATTTCCGGTGCCTGGGTGCTTGGAAAACTGAAAGAAGCTTATGGGATAGAAGGAGAGTTTTATCCGTTAGAGGGACGATTTGGGAACGGACCTGCTGTGTATTATCAACTGCCTGGTTTTCAGGGGAAAATCGGTCTGATCAGTGCATTGCATGGAAAATTCTGTGACAGATGTAACCGGATCCGGATGACATCAACCGGAAAGTTAAAAGCGTGTCTGTGCTATGCAGATACTATCTCCGTTTTTGAGGCAGCAAGACACGGATCGGAAGAAGAAATCCGGAAATGTCTCGAACAGGCGATCCGTGGAAAACCGAAGATGCATCATTTTGAGGAGCAGAATTTTATTACAGAACAGAAAAATATGTCACAGATCGGAGGATAA
- a CDS encoding amino acid ABC transporter ATP-binding protein, translating to MPILEVEHISKSFNKTPVLKDVGFNLEKGQAVSIIGSSGSGKTTLLRCLNFLEHPDNGIIRVNGETLFDASVPATTQESVIRKKRLHFGLVFQNFNLFPQYTALENVMLAKKLLAAEQPDFKERKREILTAIEVQAKVLLTQMGLDNRMDNYPHQLSGGQCQRVAIARALALQPDILCFDEPTSALDPELTGEVLKVIRELADQNTTMIIVTHEMAFARDVADHVIFMDDGRIGEQGDPRQVFENPSEERTKQFLSRFHEG from the coding sequence ATGCCAATCTTAGAAGTAGAACATATCAGTAAATCTTTTAATAAGACTCCTGTCTTAAAAGACGTTGGATTTAACCTAGAAAAAGGACAGGCTGTTTCCATCATCGGATCTTCCGGAAGTGGAAAGACAACGCTTCTCCGCTGCCTGAACTTTCTGGAACATCCGGATAACGGAATTATCCGGGTAAATGGCGAAACACTTTTTGATGCCTCTGTCCCGGCAACCACTCAGGAATCCGTGATCCGTAAAAAACGACTGCATTTTGGTCTGGTGTTCCAGAACTTTAATCTGTTTCCGCAGTATACCGCTCTGGAAAATGTAATGCTTGCCAAAAAGCTTCTCGCCGCAGAGCAGCCGGATTTTAAAGAAAGAAAACGTGAAATTCTGACCGCCATCGAGGTACAGGCAAAGGTTCTTCTGACACAGATGGGGTTGGATAACCGGATGGACAATTATCCGCATCAGCTTTCCGGTGGACAATGCCAGCGAGTTGCTATTGCAAGGGCACTTGCCCTGCAACCGGACATCCTCTGTTTTGATGAGCCGACTTCTGCACTGGATCCGGAACTGACCGGAGAAGTATTAAAAGTTATCCGCGAGCTTGCCGACCAGAATACGACGATGATCATTGTAACCCATGAGATGGCATTTGCACGCGACGTTGCCGATCATGTGATCTTTATGGACGACGGACGCATCGGTGAACAGGGTGATCCGCGTCAGGTGTTTGAAAATCCAAGTGAAGAGAGAACAAAACAGTTTCTTTCGCGGTTTCATGAAGGATAA